In Fragaria vesca subsp. vesca linkage group LG5, FraVesHawaii_1.0, whole genome shotgun sequence, the genomic stretch CTGTGCAACACAACTGTGCATCGGCACAACGGACACCTTTGATTATTCTCGAGCCACTGGCCAATGCAATCTTCATGATACATATGTGAACAGGGCAAGCGAACAATCATATGATGATGATCATTCCCTTCTTCTGCAGCATAAAAGTGATCAATACAAATAGCACAATCCATTTGTCTAACAGCAGCTTCCAAACTATCAAGTCTCACTTTCTCCAAGTCCTGAATGGATGATAAAGTTGCAGGAGAACCCTTGGGGACACCACAGCTGAAATCCATCATAAGCCTTTGAAGCATAATTTGCTGATTATCAGTAAGTCTTCCATTGATCCATAACGGTAAAGTCACATCCCCTTCACCAAGATTACTCGCATTGTCTAAGAGTTGGACGGTCACATCTGCTAAGAACACAATAATATGCCTCCCGGGGACGGTGACATCAATCACATCAAATATTTTTTCAAGAACATCCAGCTGCTCACATCCTGGGACACCAATTCCCGATAGTTGCTTGGCCATAAAATCGATATAATTTCTCCTTTCGGGTGATTCCTTGACATCAGAGAGATTAACTGAAACTAGTTTACGAGCTACGAGCTTTGGAACATTAAAAACGGTGGCATCTGGAGCATTAATCCAGCTTCGTCCAGATATCTTGTAGTAACGCAATCCAATTTTTGTGTCCGCGCCTCTTGGGATTTTATACTTGGGTGGTGATAATCTTGGATCTCTAGGATATGTATGTGTCACACCGCTCCAAAAATAATGCCTCTCGGAGGACATGCTCAAATAACTGATAAAGTCGAGAATGAAGATGATTAGAT encodes the following:
- the LOC101313611 gene encoding uncharacterized protein LOC101313611 gives rise to the protein MSSERHYFWSGVTHTYPRDPRLSPPKYKIPRGADTKIGLRYYKISGRSWINAPDATVFNVPKLVARKLVSVNLSDVKESPERRNYIDFMAKQLSGIGVPGCEQLDVLEKIFDVIDVTVPGRHIIVFLADVTVQLLDNASNLGEGDVTLPLWINGRLTDNQQIMLQRLMMDFSCGVPKGSPATLSSIQDLEKVRLDSLEAAVRQMDCAICIDHFYAAEEGNDHHHMIVRLPCSHMYHEDCIGQWLENNQRCPLCRCTVVLHRASKPLMRLHWPMLMLSAVGYNHRKLETVFYEAEVAIPGKPIIVCIADVTLRLLDSESNLGIGDVTFPLWCNGRYMDYRPYQDQRRFGWFGTQPVCSGLPKPIPATESLIEGLKKVRLDDLEDVVRQMPCSICMEALDHFVAAEEGTDHQHIIARLPCSHIYHGDCIIPWLKTNYVCPLCRSPVGKPPKPPLRVHWPMLMMSAVGMLTATIIPRLLNRS